In a single window of the Cherax quadricarinatus isolate ZL_2023a chromosome 86, ASM3850222v1, whole genome shotgun sequence genome:
- the LOC138855254 gene encoding protein FAM200C-like: MSKKRTYTDAFLRHGFVNLTSGGEDRPQCVACHKVLTNESLKPSKLSAHLQKCHPNLQNKDQAYFQCQAVALKNIQFGSSGIQAQKLQAAVEASYCVAYKIAEQQKCHTIAENLIMPCAYEMVRKVCGEDQAKKLSVISLSNNTIRRRVDDMASDILSQVTTEIKESSYGKFSLQFDESCDVASCAVLLGFVRYVHQDKIKEEFLLCEDLLTTTKGEDVFNIINSFFTKNGLDWNSVQQVSVDGAPSMMGGHRGLRGLIQAINPEISVDHCIIHRYSLGSKSLPGNLKLVFEDVLKIVNFIKSRDVNLRIFKELCKEMGEQYQVLLYHTDVRWLSRGKVVRRVIELRKAVQEFLEQKGSPFATKFTDKEWLARLCYLADIFAELNSGNLQLQGRNTTVIDAHHTVTAFLGKLRLWIRRLEKGVIAQFPTLDQFVEENSHDTGSLLQTINKEMSDHLKGLETSMHHYFPESDQETATLQWIIHPFSVPDDAIHDDDFPAKEEWITMRANEALKIEFQNQNADSFWISRLPDSPTLSKRALKLLVSFSTTYLCEKGFSTVLGMKTKKRTRLNVANDARLALSTTKPRILKLASSMQLHPSH, translated from the exons ATGTCCAAAAAGCGCACCTACACTGACGCCTTTCTTCGCCATGGCTTTGTGAATTTAACTTCTGGTGGAGAGGATCGGCCACAATGTGTGGCATGTCACAAAGTGTTGACAAATGAAAGCCTCAAGCCATCAAAACTCTCAGCTCACCTCCAGAAGTGCCATCCAAATCTTCAAAATAAGGATCAGGCTTATTTTCAGTGCCAGGCTGTAGCACTGAAGAATATCCAGTTCGGCTCATCTGGAATTCAAGCCCAAAAGCTTCAAGCTGCGGTCGAAGCATCCTACTGTGTTGCATATAAAATTGCCGAACAACAGAAATGCCACACCATTGCAGAGAATCTGATTATGCCTTGTGCATACGAGATGGTAAGGAAGGTATGTGGGGAGGATCAAGCGAAGAAACTGAGTGTCATATCTCTATCAAACAACACCATCCGCCGACGAGTCGATGACATGGCATCAGATATCCTGTCCCAAGTTACAACAGAGATCAAGGAAAGCTCATATGGCAAATTCTCCTTGCAATTTGATGAATCGTGTGACGTAGCCAGTTGTGCTGTTCTCCTTGGGTTCGTCCGTTACGTCCACCAGGACAAGATCAAAGAAGAGTTCCTATTATGCGAGGATCTGCTGACAACCACAAAGGGAGAAGATGTCTTCAATATCATCAACAGTTTCTTTACCAAGAATGGATTGGATTGGAACAGCGTTCAACAG GTCTCCGTCGATGGAGCACCGTCGATGATGGGTGGTCATCGTGGATTACGGGGCCTCATACAAGCTATCAATCCAGAAATTTCTGTAGATCACTGCATCATTCATCGGTACTCTCTTGGATCGAAAAGCCTGCCTGGTAATCTGAAGTTAGTGTTTGAAGATGTGTTGAAAATCGTCAACTTCATCAAGTCCAGAGATGTGAATTTGCGCATATTCAAGGAGCTGTGCAAGGAAATGGGAGAGCAGTATCAAGTTCTGCTCTACCACACCGATGTTCGCTGGTTGTCACGAGGCAAGGTTGTACGTCGAGTCATTGAGCTCCGAAAAGCTGTTCAGGAATTCCTGGAACAAAAAGGATCTCCTTTTGCTACCAAGTTCACCGATAAGGAGTGGCTTGCTCGACTTTGTTACTTGGCTGACATATTTGCGGAGCTTAACAGTGGTAATCTGCAACTCCAGGGCCGAAACACGACTGTCATTGATGCCCATCACACTGTGACTGCATTTCTGGGGAAACTGAGACTCTGGATTCGGCGCTTGGAGAAAGGAGTGATCGCCCAGTTTCCCACCCTAGACCAGTTTGTTGAGGAGAATAGTCATGATACTGGATCACTTCTACAGAccatcaacaaagaaatgagcgaccatttgaaggggcttgaaacaagcatgcatcactactttccagagagtgaccaagaaacagccactcttcagtggatcattcatcccttctctgtacctgatgatgccattcatgatgatgatttccctgcaaaggaggagtggatcacaatgcgagccaatgaagccttgaaaatcgaattccaaaaccaaaatgcagattccttttggatttcacgactacctgactcgccaactctgtccaagagagccttgaagttgttggtatcattctcaacaacgtatctgtgcgagaagggcttctcaactgtgctgggtatgaaaacaaaaaagaggactcgcttgaatgttgcaaacgatgccaggctggcactttcaaccacgaagccaagaattcttaaactagcttcaagtatgcaactccatccatcccactga